The sequence TGCGACGCGCAGTCCCTGCACCTGAGCCTGGCGATCATCGCGCAGCGCATCCGGCCGCACCTGCCGGACGCGGTGGCCGAGCGCCTGGCCGCGGCGCAGGGGCAGGTGGCCCCGCAGGGGCAGGTGGTGGCGGTGGCGGGTGCCCTGACGCACCTGACGGTGCCGGTGGTGCTGGACTTCGATCAGGCCGAGCGGGCCAGCCTGGAACTGGCGGGCTTCATTCAGCTGCTCGTCAACACGGACACGCGGGCGCTGTGCGTGCTCAGCTGCCGCGAGGCGGAGTACGCGGCGGGCGGGAAGCTGATTCAGCAGCTGCGGCGGGTACTGCCAGAGGACCGCAGTCACCTGGTGCAGCTGGGCCCGCTGAGCGTGGCCAGCGTGACAGACGCCCTCAAGCAGCTTGACCCGTTGCAGGCCCCGGAGGTGCTGGAGGTGCAGGCCGTGCAGCTGATGCAGCGGACCGGCGGGTCGCCGCTGCTGCTGCGCGAGGCGCTGAGTGAGGATTTTCCGGCGTTGACGATTCACACGCGTATGGATGAGCGGCTGGACAGCGAGATTGACAGCTGGCCGGAGGACGTGCGGCACGGCCTGGAGGCGCTCAGCCTGCTGCTGACGCCCGTTGATCAGGCGCTGGTCGCGGAGTTGCAGGTGGTGCCGGCCGAGGACGCGACGCGGTTCCTGACGCAGGCGCATGCCTGCGGGGCGCTGTGTGAGCACCGGCAGGGCGGCGTGGTGGTGCTGCAGGCGGGCCTGAGGGTCGAGGGGCATCAGGCGGCGGTGGATTCCCTGTTCCGGGATGAGCACCTGCGGGTGCGCCTGGCGAGTCGTCTGGCGGCGCCGCGCCGGGTCGAGATGAACCGCCGGCTGGCGCAGGTGTTCGCCCCGCGTCATGCGGGCCTGGCGCGCTTCTACGCCCTCCGGGCGGGACTGACTCCGCCGCCGGACGTGCCGGGCGTGCCGGGCGTGCCGGGTCCGGTGATCTCGTCGGTGATGCGGGCGCCGCCGCCGCTGCCGCACGTGGAGCCGCCCGCGCCGAACTCGACGGATCAGCCGCCCGTGACGGCCGAGGGGTACGTGCTGACGGTGGACCGGGGGTGGCTGCGGGTGCTGCGCCGGGGGCGGTACGGTCCGGCGCAGACGCTGACGCTGCGGGTGCCGGGCGCGGCAGATGAGGGCGGGGCGCGCACCCTGAGTCTGATCTGGCGGCTGGACCGCTTCACGGGTGGTTTTCAGTTTGATCCGCAGGAGGTGCCGTTCCCGCTAGGGGTGTGGCCGGGCGGCCCGGCGACGGTGTTCACGCCGTACGATCAGCCTGATTTTGAGGAGTGTGGCGTGCCGGTCGGGGTGCGGCGCGAGGTGACGGTGGGCCGCTGGATGCACCACACGCTGACGGTGCCGGTGAAGCCGGCGGCGCCCTGGATTGAGCTGCGCTTCCGGAGTCTGGATCTGATCCTGACGGTTGCGGGGCTCAGCGTGGGGGGACGGCAGGTGCTGCCGTTGACGTCCGGGCGCGCGGTGAACGCCGGGGTGCAGCTCCGCTGAGGCCCGCGCTGTCCGGCAGGCCCGCTGAGCGCCCACCCGGAGTGGCGGCCCGGCGGGTCTGCCCTGCTGGGTCGGCGGGGGCTGCGCCGGGCTGGTAGCTGTGGGGACTGATGAGCGTCCAGGCTCAGGCCCAGCAGCGCTGCATGAGTTCAATCATGCAGCGCTGCTGCGTAGCGTGTTTCAGTAATTCCATCTCTGAACGCGGGTGACCTTTGATACGGGTCACTCGCGTATTTGGTCGGAGTGAGGCGGTCGATGTGAGTTTCCGGACCAGTCACCTCACCATTCAATTTCATTAAAGTTTTATAAAGTATAAACAGATTTCCTCTCATTTTTCACAGATGTTGAGATTTTCACGGAGTCATCGTGTGCTCGGTTTTGTGATGTGCAGGCGGTCATTAAGCTGGGATGAAGGCGGCGCAGTTCTGCTCTGCTCCCCACAGACGGGGCTTGGAAATCTCGATTTTGCTGGACCGACAACTGTTAAATACTTCCCGAAATTTCCTACGTGAGAAAAAACAGAGGTCAGGGCGGCATGGAGCTCTCATGCACGTCCACAATGATTCATTCTGCACTCGCAGCTATTGATTCGGTTGTCTTCAATGAATGCCCGTGCGATGTGAATAAGTCAACATTCATATCAATGACGTAAGAGACATGTCATAGAAACAGAACATAATTTAATCAAGAGTCAGCTAAGTTTTAAAGACTCAATTCAATCAGGCAGGGCGATTCTCAACGAAGAACAGTCCACTTAAGCCACTCAGGAGTAGAATGCTGTCAGGTCCCCTCACAATCAAGAAAATTGGTTTCCTTACGAGCTTCATCGGTCTTTCTCTGGTGGTCGCGTCCTGCGGTCAACAGAGCGCCGCCCCGAGTGGCACCACCCAGACCGCCGCCCCCGCCACAGAAGACGCCCGCCTGAGCACCGCCGCCCTCCTCCCCGGCGCCCTGCCCATCACCGCCTCCACCGCGAGCGACGTGGCCCGCTCGGACACCACCTCCTGGTACTCCCGCGACGGCGCCCTCAGCAGCTACTGGGCCACCAACTGGACCAGCCAGAGCCAGTGGATCCGCTATGACCTCGGCAGCGCCCAGACGGTCGGCTCGGTCGCCGTGGCGTGGTACAACGGCGCCGCCCAGAAATACAAGTTCGACGTCGCCGTGTCCAGTGACGCCACCACCTGGAAGACCGTCGCCAGCGGCCTGAGCAGCAGCGGCACCACCACCGCCGCCGAGAAGTACGACTTCGCGGACCAGTCGGCCCGTTACGTCCGCATCACCCTGGCCGCCAACACGGCCGTCAAGCTCGCGGGCATCGCTGAGATCGCCCTGCTCGGCGCGGACACCACCACCGCCCCGGTCACCACGGCGCCCATCACCGCCCCGATCACGACCAACCCCGACGCGCTGACGCCCGAATCGTTCGGCGCGCGCGGAGACGGCGTCACGGACGACACCACCGCGCTGACCGCCCTGTTCAACGCCGCCAACAAGCAGGCCAAACCCATTGCCTTCGGTGCCGGCAAGACCTATCTCACGGGGCGCACCAACGGCTACCAGTACAACATCACGACCAACGGCCTGACCGTGCAGGGCAACGGCGCGACCATCAAGGTCATGAACGGCACCACCACCGCCAGCAGCCTCTACGTCCTGCGCATCGCCGCGCAGAACGTCACCGTCGAGAACCTCACCGTCGACGCCAACCGCGCCGGGCGCCCCACCCTGACCAACTGGAACCAGTACGCGTGGTTCATCGACGGCGGCAGCGTCAACGTCCGCCTCAAGGGCATCCGCGGCCTGAACAGCCCCGTCGACAACCTCTACATCCGTGATCAGATGGGCGCCTCGCCCAGCACCTCCGACGCGCTGTACCCGCGGGAGATCTACATCGACGGGGCGGAGATGCTGAACGCCGCGCGGAACAACGCCAGCGTGATCAGCAGCAAGAACGTGTACATCACGGGCGGGCGCTTCAACGGCGCGAACGGCTCGAACCCCGAGGCAGGCATCGACATCGAACCGAACACCAGCGACACGTACGGGAACAACGGGGTGTACCTGACGAACGTGGAGACGTCGAACAACCGGGGCGGGGGCGTGGACGTGGCGGGGCACCACAACCAGAACATCGTGGTGAAAAACCACGTGGCGAACAGCAACGGCACGGCCTTCTTCGCCATGCCCGACGGCGGCGCCATCCAGGTTGACGGCCTCACCGGCAGCAACTACGCCTCCAACCCCGTGGCGACTGAACGCAACGGCTTCGTGTCCCTGGTGCCCGGCGGCGTGACCGGCGGCAAGGTGAGCATCCAGAACGTGACGCTGACCGGCATCAACTCGACCCTGCCGAGCGTGCACCAGAACTACGACGGGGCCGTGACGATCCACGACACGCAGATCAACCAGTACACCGGCACGCGCCCGGTCGTGGAAGCCAAACCTGCCGACATCTACAACATCTACCGCGACGGCGTCAAAATCCAGTAACGCCAACGGTCACGCGGGGTGGGCTCCAGTTCAGGACTGGAGCCCACCCCGCGTGACCGATGCCACCCGCTCAGGGCAGGCGGGAGAGCGCCTCGGTGGGCGCCACCTCCGGCGTGGCCGCGTCCCCGGCCGCCCAGGCAGCCACGTCCACGCCGCGCCGCGCCGCCGGGCGCGCGCTGACCGGGCCGCGGTTCATCACGACGCCCATCACGCGCGCCGCGACGAGCCGCACCTGCTCCAGCGCGCGCAGCAGGTTGTCTTGGCTGGCCGTGCCGGGCGCCGTGACGAGCAGCACGCCGGACGCGCGCGCCATCAGCAGCAGCGTGTCCGCGATCTCCCCGGCGGGCGGGCAGTCCAGGATCACGAACTCGTACTGCTGCGCCCACTCGGCCTGGAGTGCCTCCAGCTTCCTGGGTTCCACGCTCAGGCGGGGCAGGCTGGGCTGCCGCCACAGGTCCACGCGGGGCGCCACCGCGACCGGGTGCGTGGCGGCCTCCGTCCGGGCCCGCCACAGTCCGGCCTGACCGGCGCCCAGTGGGTCAGTGTCGATCAGCAGGACGCGGGAGCCCCACTCGGCCAGCGCGGCGGCCAGCAGCGCCGCGACGGTGCTCGCGCCGTCCCCGCGGCGCAGGCCGCTGACGGCCACCACGCGCAGCTGCGGGCCGGGCAGCTGCGCCCAGACGCCCACCCGCAGTGACGCGGCCTGCTGCTGCACCTGCGCGTGCCGCAGGGCCGGGCCGAGGCCGCCGCCCAGCACGGTCCGCTTGAAGCGCGGCAGAACGGTCAGGGGAAGATCCAGGGCGTCTAGGTCTTCAATGAGGTTCACGCGGCGGCGGCTGAGGTCCAGCACGACCACGACCGGCAGCAGCAGCATGACGCTGAGCAGGCCCGCGACCAGCGCGTCCCGCATGGGGGTGGGCGAGACCGGCTCGGTGGGCAGCTGCGCGGTGCCCACGCGCGTCAGGCTGCCCACGGCCGCCTGCTCCAGCACCCGCAGCTGCTCGCGGTCGCGGACCAGCTGGGCGCGCAGGTCCAGCTGGTCCGCGCGGCCGGACTGGTTCGTGCCATTCAGGCGGGTATCGAGTGCACTGATGCGCCGCTCGACGCTCTCGCGGGCGCGCGTGACGCTGTCCGTGGCGCGCTGCGTGTCCCAGGCCATCAGGGCGGTGACGGTGGCGTCCGCGAAGGCGCGGGCGGCGGCGGGCGTGGCCGCTCGCGCCAGAACCTCGTACACCCCGGTGCGCTGCTCGTCCAGGCGGGACACCAGTTTCAGGGAACGGGGGCCGTCGGGCTGGGCGTTGCGGAGCAGGCGGCGGCGCAGGTCCAGCTGCTCGGCCTGCCCCAGCGGCGCGGCGTTCAGTCTGTTCTGGATGTCGCGCAGCACCTCGGGGCTGCCCAGCGCCTCCTGGAGAGCGCCGGTGGGCAGCGTGGGGGCCGTGACCAGCGCGTTGTTGATGACGGTGTTGCCGGTGTCGCTGCGCGCGGCGACCATGCTGGAGGTGGCCTGATAGACCTCCGGCGCGCGGCGGCTGCTCAGGAGGGTGACGCCCGCGACCGTGGCCGCCACGATCCCCACGGGGATCAGGAATCGCCGGACCGAGTGGGAGATCCGTCTGAGGTCGAGGGGCACTGCCCGCTCCGCTGGCGTTCCACGCTCCATGTGATCTTCTCCTTTGGCGTGCCCGGCCCCGGACCGGTCGGGACGACCGGACGGCGCGGGCGCTTGATCCGCTGCTGGAGAAATTGTGGAAGAGCGGGCGTAACAGTATCGTTAACGCCCGCTCCTGTGGCCGCGCGGCGGCGCTGGCATGGTCTTTTCGCAGACTTACTGCGCGCTCAGGTCGTAGTTGTTCAGGATGACCGTCTGTACGGTGCCGTCCGGGTTCAGGAGGTTCCAGCCGGTCTTGGTGCCGCTGGCGAACTGCCCGTCCCGCTGGGCGTAGATCAGGCGCTTGCTGTTGTCGGCGCTCAGGACCGTGTCGCCCGTGTCGTAGCGGTTGTTGCTGTTCGCGTCGCGGAACACGATCACGCGGTACGTGCCGTACGGCAGGTTGGTGGGCAGGTCCAGGGAGTACCCGCCGGTCAGGAACTTGTCGATGATCTGGCTCTGGGTGCCGTCGGCCGTGTACTGACTGTTGTTGTACCCGACGATCGCCAGGCCCAGGTTCTGGTTGGCGTCGAAGCCGCGCAGCTGTCCGGTGACGTCTTTCTTGATGGGGTTCCCGGCCAGGGTGCAGGCGCTGAGGGTCAGGGGAGCGAGGATCGCGGCGGCGAGCATGGCTTTCATGGGTGGACCTCCTGGGGAATGGGGCTTCGGGTGTCTGCGCCCACCGTAGGGGGTGAGGGGGCGGGGGGCGTGAACGGGGCCTAGCGGTTGGGTTCAGCTGAGCTTCACCGGGCCTTATGGGGCGCGTCCCGCTATACTTCCCGGCATGCAGAGGCAGCCGTTTACAGCGTTGGCCGCCGTGTACGACGCGATCATGGCGGACGTGGAGTACGACCACTGGGCGGATTTCGTCCTGACGTACGCGCGGGACGCCGGGCTGCCCGGGCCGGGGCGGGCGCTGGACCTGGCGTGCGGCACAGGCGGCTTCACGCGGGAGTTGCGCGCGGCGGGCTGGGACGTGACGGGCCTGGATTTCAGTGAGGCGATGCTCGCGGAGGCGCGGACCCGGCTACCGGGCGTGCCGTTCGTGCAGGGGGACCTGCGGACCTTCGACCTTGGGGAGCGGTTCGGGCTGGTGACGTGCGTGTTCGACAGCCTGAACAACCTGCTGACCCCGGCGGACCTGGGGGCGGCCCTGTCGCGCGCGCGGGCGCACCTGAGTCCCGGCGGGCTGCTGGCGTTCGACGTGAACACGCGCCTGGGCGTGCGGGAGTTGTGGGAGGGGGACGCCATCGAGGGCCTGGCGCCCCTACCGGACGGCGGGGAAGTGCACTACCACTGGTCGCACCACTACGACGCGGAGGCGGATGTGGGCGTGGTGCAGGCGTTCTGCCGGGTGGATGATCAGGAGTTCGTGGAAACGCACCGCGAGCGCGGGTACGACCCGGCCGACCTGGACCCCCTGCTGAGGGCGGCGGGCTTTGAGACGTGGGAGACCGTGGAGTACCCGGATTACGCGCCGCCGGAACCGGACGCGCCGCGCGTGTGGGTGTTCGCCCGAGCGGGCGGATCGTGAGCGCCCTGCCGGTGCTGGGCGCGGGCGGCTGGGGCACGGCGCTGGCCGTGAACGCGGCGCGCAACGGCCCGGTGCGGCTGTGGGCGCGCCGCGCGGATTTTGCGCGCACGCTGGCCGAGCAGCGGGTGAACGCGGAGTACCTGCCGGGCGTGACGCTCCCGGCGGGCCTGGAGGTCACGGCGCACCTAGGCGAGGCGATCACGGACGCGCCGTTCGCGCTGGTCGTGGTGCCCAGCGTGGGCGTCCCGGACCTGCTCGCGGCGCTGCCACGGGACCTGGGCGTGGTTCTGTGCGCCAAGGGGCTCGCGCCGGACGGCGGGCAGCTGAGCGTCCTGGCGCGGCAGCTGGGCTTCACGCGCGTGGCGGTCCTGAGCGGCCCGAACCACGCTGAGGAGATCGGACGGGGCCTGCCCGCCGCCACCGTGGTCGCCAGCCGCGACGGGGGCTTCGCGCGGTCCGTGCAGGCGGCACTGATGACGCCGGGCCTGCGCGTGTACACCAGTGACGACGAGACCGGCGTGGAACTGGGCGGCGTGCTGAAGAACGTCATGGCGGTCGCAGCCGGGCTGGTGGACGGCCTGAACCTGGGCGACAACGCGAAGTCCGCGCTGATCACGCGTGGGCTGCGCGAGATGAACCGCTACCTGACGGCGCTGGGCGCGCGTGAGGAGACGGTGTACGGCCTGAGCGGCCTGGGGGATCTGGTCGCCACGGCCACCAGTCGCCACAGCCGCAACCGCGCGGCGGGCGAGGCCATCGCGCGCGGGGAGCACCCGGGGCAGGGCGGGAAGGTCGTGGAGGGCCTGCGCACAGCGGGCCTGCTGGACGCGTGGGCGGCGGCGCACGGGCATGACCTGCCGATCGTGCGGGCGGTGGCGCACGTCACGCGCGGCGAGTGGTCCCCGCAGGACGGCGTGGCCCGCCTGATGGAACGCGAGGCGAAACCCGAACAGCACTGAGTTCAGGCGCCCTCTGCCGACCCCGCCCGCCGGGTGTTTCCACCTGGGTCAGGGCCTGAAAACCAGCGTGCCACACGATCTTGAGCGGGCCTTCATGTCCGCATGTTTTGCTGCATGTTGTATGCCACTTTCCAGGGAAGTACAAGTGCTTGTACCTCCTGCGGGCGGGTGGTACAGTCAGCCATCTAAGGCAAGGCCCACTTCACCGGCCACCCACAGCAGCTCACCTCACGGCCCCCACCGGGGCGGTGCGGTCTCGCTGCTGTGTGCCCAAGCCACCCCCTCGCCCGCAAGGAGACCCACCGTGACCACCCTGAGCGCCCAGCCCCTGACCAACTTCGACGAGAACGCCCACCACATTGCCAAGCGGCAGTACCTGCAAGGCACGGACGGCGACCTGAGCGGCATGTTCCGCCGCATCGCCACCTGGGTGGCCGGCGCAGAGGAGGCGGGCGCGCGCGAGCACTGGGCGCAGGCGTACTACGACCTGATGGCCGAGAAGAAATTCTGCCCCGGCGGGCGCGTCCTGGCTGGCGCCGGTACGCAGCACGGCAACGTCCTGAACTGCTTCGTGCAGGGCGCCACTGAGCACGCCCCGCACACCTTCGAGGGCGTGATGGAAGTCGCGAAGAAACTCGCGCTGGTCACGAAGGTCGGCGGCGGAAACGGCGTGAACCTGGACGTATACACGCCCCGCGCCGAGAGCAGCCGCCCCGACACCGGCGTGCGCGGCTGGGTGTACATGAGCGCCGCGCACGCGGACGTGCAGGACTTCATCGAGGGCCTCATGCGCCCCCCCACCCAGCCCGACGGTGAGAAGCAGCCCATCGCGGTGCGCAACTGGACGCGCGTGGTGTACGGGCAGGTCATCAAGCCGGAACTGGTCGCGCTGGCCCGCGCGAACGGCGTGTCCGTCGTCAAGGCCATGCCCGAAGGCGTGCAGGCCGTGCCGGACGACATGGGCGGCATCATCGACGCGGCCCGCAAGATCGCCGAGGACGCCAAGACCGGCCTGGAGCCCCGCCTGGACCTGAGCAGCATGCGCCCCGAGGGTGCCCCGATCAAGGGTTCGGGCGGCACGAGCAGCGGCCCCGTGAGCTTCCTGCTGGAAATCTTCGACAACTTCCTGGAATGGGCCAACCGCGGCGCGGAAGCGTCGGGCCCGATCAACACCCTGCGCTTCGTGTACGCCCCGGTGCTGCGCGTCGTCCGTCAGGGCGGCACCCGGCGCGGCGCGGGCATGGCCACGATTTCCATTGAGCACCCGGACGTGCTGGACTTCCTGACCGCCAAGGACCTCGACCGCGAGGCCAGCGAGGGGGACATCAGCACCTTCAACATCAGCATCCTGGTCAGCAGCGCCTTCTGGGACACCCTCCAGGCGGGCGGCGTGTGGCACGTTAACGCGCAGGACGTGCCCGGCAAGTACTACCTCGCCCCGCAGAAGGGCGCGTTCAAGGGCACCCTGCCCACGCTGCCCATCCGCGCCGAGGACGACGCGCAGGGCGTCCCCGTGTACACCGACAAGAGCGGCAAGACCGGCATCCCCGCCCAGTGGCTGTGGGACCAGATCGCGCAGCACGCCTGGAGCACCGGCGAACCCGGCCTGATCTTCGTGGACCGCATCAACGAGCATTCCGCCCTGAAGAACCTGGGCGAGCGCTACCAGATCCGCAGCACCAACCCCTGCGGCGAGATCCCCCTGACCGTCGGTGAACCCTGCGACCTGGGCGCCATCAACCTCGCGGCGTACGTGCACAGCAGCACCTTCGACTACGACACGTTCCGCGCGGACGTCCGCACCGCCGTGCGCTTCCTGGACGACGTGCTCGACGTGAACGTGTTCGCACTCGAAGACAACCGCGTCGCCAGCCAGGACCTGCGCCGCCTGGGCCTGGGCGTCATGGGCCTCGCCGACGCCCTCATCAAACTCGGCCTGCGCTACGACAGTGAAGCGGGCCGCGACACCATCTACGACATCATGAGCGCCCTGCGCGAGGAAGCCATCGCGGAAAGCGAACGCCTGGGCGAGGAACGCGGCATCTACCCCGTGTACACCCGCCACGCCGAGCAGATCCCCCACGCACCCCGCCGCAACGTCGCCGTGCTGACCGTCGCCCCCACCGGCACCACCAGCATGCTCATGGGCGTCAGTAGCGGCATCGAACCCATCTTCAGCCCGTTCATCTGGCGCAAGATCGGCAGCGAATACCGCGCCCTCCTCGCTCCCCTCTTCGTCGAACTGCTCGAAACGTACCCCGCCCCCCAGGGCATGACGAAGGACGGAGGCTGGGACTGGGACAAGGTCACCGAAGCCGTCAGCGAAAACCACGGTTCGGTCGTCGGCCTGCCGTTCATTCCCGACGCCCTCCAGCAGGTGTTCGTCTGCGCGCACGACATCAAACCCGTCGATCACGTCCGCATGCAGGGCACCGTGCAGCGCGCCTTCGACGCCGAAGGGCACGCCGCCAACAGCCTCAGCAAGACCATCAACCTCCCCAACGACGCCACCGTGCAGGACGTGCAGGACGCCTACAGCGAAGCGTACAAGACCGGCTGCAAAGGCATCACCGTCTACCGCGACGGCAGCCGCCAGTTCCAGGTCCTGAGCACCAGCAAGAAAAAAACCAAGAAAGAAGACGACAACGCCGAACCCACCCCCGCTGAACCCAGCGCCAGCGCCGACGTCATGGGCGAAAGCACCCCCACCCCGGAACCCACCCCCGCCCCCACGCCCAAGGTGAGTCCCACCATGCCCAGCAAACCCACCTACGAACGCCCCACCCGACTGCGCGGCATCACCGACATGGTCAAACTCACCGACCCCACCAGCGGCCACCGCCGCAGCTTCCTCGTCACCGTCAACGAACTCGGCGGCAAACCCGTCGAAGTCATGGTCATCAGCGGCCGCGCCGGCGACGAAGCGAACGCCGACAGCGAAGCCCTCGGCCGCGTCGTCAGCATCGCCCTCCAGCACGGCGTCCCCGCCCAGGCCATCGTCAAAACCCTGCGCGGCATCAACGGCGGCCTGTACGGCAGCTACAACGGCCGCCTCGTGGGCAGCAAAGCCGACCTGATCGCCGTCGCCCTGGAAACCTTCCAGAAAGACCTCGACGCCGCCAAACTCCCCCCCCTCGCCGGAGGCAGCACCGACACCGCCCAACCCGTCACCAGCAGCGCTGCGCCCAGTGGCGTCAGCGTGGAGGGCATGGGGCGCGAGCGGTGCCCGGTGTGCGAGGAGAAAGCCGTGATCCGCGAGGAAGGCTGCCTAAAATGCCAAGCCTGCGGCTACAGCAAATGCGGCTGAGGTAGAGAAAAAACCGTCACTCCGCTGACTGGTCTGCTTGCCCTCCACGGGGCAGGCAGATTTTTCTGTGTCGTCCCAGGGAGAAGGCGTACGCTCCGGCCGGGCCCGGGCGGGTACGCTGCCCGTATGCCTCTGTCGGATTACGCTCGCCCCTCCCCTGCTCGGTTTCGTCTGTATGCGTCGTTGTTGGTGCTGCTGGTGTTGACGGCGGTGGTGGGGCGGCGGCGTCCGGGGGAGCTGGGCACGCGGGAGACGCTGCGGCGCAGTGCGTTCGCGCGGGTGATGTTCATGGATATCGGCGCGCTGAGCACCCTGGGCGCGCTGTATCTGGTGTTGAACGGGCGGACGCGGGTGCGGGTCCCGGCGGCGGTGGCGTCGTTGTTCGCGGGGAGTTTCGCGTTGCTGCCCGCGCTGATGTTGGAGGACGCGGCGGCCATGCGGGCCGAGCGGGAGGGCCGCACGGAGTAGCCCGGCCAGGCGTGCGGCTCAGGTGGGGTGGTCGCGGCGCGGCCACCAGTGTTCCAGCAGCAGCGTGACGCCCAGGCTGACGGTCACGCCCAGTAGCCAGCCGGCCAGAACGTCGCTGGGGGCGTGGACGCCCAGCAGGACGCGGGCGGCGCCCATGCTTAGGGCGTACGCGGCGGTCAGGGTGACGGCCCAGGTGCGGGTGGGGGTGCGGCGCAGCAGGACGCTCAGGAGGGTGCCCAGCGCGGCGGCGAGGGCGGCGTGCCCGCTGGGGTAGGACAGGCCGGGCGCGGCGACCAGGTGCGGGTACAGGGTGGGTCGGGGGCGGTGCACGGCGGCGTTCAGCAGGAGTTGCGCGGCCAGCGTGGCGGTCATGCCGGTCAGGAGCAGCAGCGCCGCGCGGCGCGAGCGGGTGAACGCCCACGCGGCGATCAGGGCGGTGGCGGTCAGGGTGACGCCCAGCAGGCCCGTGACGTTCAGGGCGCGGGCGGCGCCGATGGTGGCGGGCGTGGCGTGCGTGTGCAGCCACGCGCTAACGGGGGTGTCCAGGGGGGCGGTGGTGCCGGTCTGCACGGTGATGGTCAGGGCGGTCAGGGCCAGCAGGCTCAGCAGGGCGGGCCACGTCAGGCGGGATGGACTGCGTGGCTGGTTGGGCCGGGGCATGGGGGTCAGGTGGGGCGCAGGACGTGCAGCGCGGCAGGCCAGACCTGTACGTGTACGGGGCCGCCGGGGTCAGTGCGGGTTTCGCCATCCACGTGGAAGATCTGTCCTGTGGCGTGCAGGGTGAAGGTGGCGGCCACGTCTTCCTGCACGCTGGGGAGCGTGTCGAACTGGCCGCGCAGCAGGGCGGCGGCGTACGCCAAGAGGCTGTCGCGCTGCTCGCCGTTCACGCGGATCAGGTTCAGCTGCCCGTCGCCAGGGTGGGCGTCTGGGGCGAGGCGCAGGCTGTTCCCGGTGGACTGGATGTTCATGATTTCCAGCAGCGTCACGGGTGGCGCGGGGCGGTCCTCTCCGTTCACGTGGACGGGAACGTTCTGCGGCTGGAAGCCGGGCAGGGTACTCAGGAGGGCCTGCGCGGCCCGCAGGGGGCTCTTGGGCCCTTCGGGGTCGTAGGCGTGCAGGACGTCTGCGAACACGCCGCACCCGAACGCCTCGAAGAACACGTCCTCGCCCCAGGGGGCCTGCACGCGGCCCGCGTCGAACGGGTGGGGCGCCGCGGTCCGGTACGCGCGGACGATGTCCAGCGGGTCGCCCTGAAGTCCCAGGGTCCGGGCAATGTTGTTTGAGGTGCCCAGCGGGATCACGCCGACGGTCGCGCTGCGCCCGGTGAGGTGCAGCGCGGCGGCGCGGAAGGTGCCGTCCCCTCCGGCGATGAACACCGGGCCGGGCAGTGGACCGTGCAGGGCGGTCAGCAGGTCGTCGGGCGTGCGGGTGGGGCGGTACTCGGCGTCGAATCCGGCGTCCCGCAGGGCGCCCTGCACCTGCGTGGGGTCGGCGCGGTGGCTGCTGCCGGAACTGGCGTTGTGGATCAGCACGGCGGGCGTCAGTGGGCCCGGGGTCAGTTCGGCAGCGGCCATGTGATGCACTCTACGGTGGCGCGGGGCGGGATGAGGGTGCGGGTCATGGTTTGCTCAAGGCGCGTGGGCGGGCGGGGTGGCTACAGTAGCGGCATGACCGCACTGCCCGATCCACTCACGCTGGAGGGCGCTCCCTCCGCCGCGCCGCGTGGCCCCGCGACCCTGATCTACAACACGAACGCGGGCG is a genomic window of Deinococcus radiotolerans containing:
- a CDS encoding ATP-binding protein, which codes for MLKVFLLGHTYAHSGQRPVHLSTKAVALITYLVLEERVHHRDHMAALLWNHGDARQNLRVELARIRSAGIVGFPLGERLLTVHNSTTDLGVWEDGLKVCAEFSDDQVQTWLSGIRGIPLSGLDDLGGPEFRMWVDHQRQLIINRLAEGLEQAYRIYGRQRRAMAVGMVNARLQLLGCAALPPLPEHSDEVQFDRVETERLREIMRRAARSPQVLVLRGETGSGKSYEVRRLAQEAQALEIHCDAQSLHLSLAIIAQRIRPHLPDAVAERLAAAQGQVAPQGQVVAVAGALTHLTVPVVLDFDQAERASLELAGFIQLLVNTDTRALCVLSCREAEYAAGGKLIQQLRRVLPEDRSHLVQLGPLSVASVTDALKQLDPLQAPEVLEVQAVQLMQRTGGSPLLLREALSEDFPALTIHTRMDERLDSEIDSWPEDVRHGLEALSLLLTPVDQALVAELQVVPAEDATRFLTQAHACGALCEHRQGGVVVLQAGLRVEGHQAAVDSLFRDEHLRVRLASRLAAPRRVEMNRRLAQVFAPRHAGLARFYALRAGLTPPPDVPGVPGVPGPVISSVMRAPPPLPHVEPPAPNSTDQPPVTAEGYVLTVDRGWLRVLRRGRYGPAQTLTLRVPGAADEGGARTLSLIWRLDRFTGGFQFDPQEVPFPLGVWPGGPATVFTPYDQPDFEECGVPVGVRREVTVGRWMHHTLTVPVKPAAPWIELRFRSLDLILTVAGLSVGGRQVLPLTSGRAVNAGVQLR
- a CDS encoding discoidin domain-containing protein; the protein is MLSGPLTIKKIGFLTSFIGLSLVVASCGQQSAAPSGTTQTAAPATEDARLSTAALLPGALPITASTASDVARSDTTSWYSRDGALSSYWATNWTSQSQWIRYDLGSAQTVGSVAVAWYNGAAQKYKFDVAVSSDATTWKTVASGLSSSGTTTAAEKYDFADQSARYVRITLAANTAVKLAGIAEIALLGADTTTAPVTTAPITAPITTNPDALTPESFGARGDGVTDDTTALTALFNAANKQAKPIAFGAGKTYLTGRTNGYQYNITTNGLTVQGNGATIKVMNGTTTASSLYVLRIAAQNVTVENLTVDANRAGRPTLTNWNQYAWFIDGGSVNVRLKGIRGLNSPVDNLYIRDQMGASPSTSDALYPREIYIDGAEMLNAARNNASVISSKNVYITGGRFNGANGSNPEAGIDIEPNTSDTYGNNGVYLTNVETSNNRGGGVDVAGHHNQNIVVKNHVANSNGTAFFAMPDGGAIQVDGLTGSNYASNPVATERNGFVSLVPGGVTGGKVSIQNVTLTGINSTLPSVHQNYDGAVTIHDTQINQYTGTRPVVEAKPADIYNIYRDGVKIQ
- a CDS encoding P-loop NTPase yields the protein MPLDLRRISHSVRRFLIPVGIVAATVAGVTLLSSRRAPEVYQATSSMVAARSDTGNTVINNALVTAPTLPTGALQEALGSPEVLRDIQNRLNAAPLGQAEQLDLRRRLLRNAQPDGPRSLKLVSRLDEQRTGVYEVLARAATPAAARAFADATVTALMAWDTQRATDSVTRARESVERRISALDTRLNGTNQSGRADQLDLRAQLVRDREQLRVLEQAAVGSLTRVGTAQLPTEPVSPTPMRDALVAGLLSVMLLLPVVVVLDLSRRRVNLIEDLDALDLPLTVLPRFKRTVLGGGLGPALRHAQVQQQAASLRVGVWAQLPGPQLRVVAVSGLRRGDGASTVAALLAAALAEWGSRVLLIDTDPLGAGQAGLWRARTEAATHPVAVAPRVDLWRQPSLPRLSVEPRKLEALQAEWAQQYEFVILDCPPAGEIADTLLLMARASGVLLVTAPGTASQDNLLRALEQVRLVAARVMGVVMNRGPVSARPAARRGVDVAAWAAGDAATPEVAPTEALSRLP
- a CDS encoding class I SAM-dependent DNA methyltransferase, which produces MQRQPFTALAAVYDAIMADVEYDHWADFVLTYARDAGLPGPGRALDLACGTGGFTRELRAAGWDVTGLDFSEAMLAEARTRLPGVPFVQGDLRTFDLGERFGLVTCVFDSLNNLLTPADLGAALSRARAHLSPGGLLAFDVNTRLGVRELWEGDAIEGLAPLPDGGEVHYHWSHHYDAEADVGVVQAFCRVDDQEFVETHRERGYDPADLDPLLRAAGFETWETVEYPDYAPPEPDAPRVWVFARAGGS